A genomic stretch from Coffea arabica cultivar ET-39 chromosome 10c, Coffea Arabica ET-39 HiFi, whole genome shotgun sequence includes:
- the LOC113714585 gene encoding pentatricopeptide repeat-containing protein At1g77405, with protein MNPSAPLHRSPSQTPFVNQILAAIIKNQPFETSISASASVQNTPQAKIPIWTTETVTEVLRFIPRFLFQSPRSIGSQKGFRHRAPLRQRSLKIESFKAQKGILVLGPAAHRNQEKINLGLKKATDFYYWVESHFGFIHSEFTCKEMALVLVKGNSLKPLWEFLRKMSRKGIVNTSIMTCVIKVLGEEGLVNEALAAFYRMKQFHCKPDVVAFNTIIHALCRVRNFKKAKLLLEQMELPGFRCPPDTFTYTILISSYCRYGMETGVKKATRGRLWEANHLFRIMMFKGFVPDVVTYNCLINGCCKTYRIERALELLDDMIKRGCLPNRVTYNSFIRYYSAVNEIDRAIEMLKKMKELNHATPTTSSYTPIIHAFCEAGRVVEAWDFLVELVEQGSIPREYTYTLVQDALKSSSQINVLDRKYCKKIEEGIQNRITQVMKMKPILKRETNLYPWKCLEMNVM; from the coding sequence ATGAATCCTTCAGCACCTCTTCATCGTTCTCCCTCTCAAACTCCTTTtgtaaatcaaattttggctgCAATAATAAAAAACCAACCTTTTGAAACAAGCATTTCAGCCTCAGCCTCAGTGCAAAACACCCCACAGGCCAAAATTCCAATTTGGACAACAGAAACAGTTACTGAAGTTCTAAGATTCATCCCAAGATTCCTGTTTCAATCCCCGAGATCAATTGGCAGTCAAAAGGGCTTTCGCCACCGGGCACCACTGAGACAAAGAAGCCTTAAGATTGAATCATTCAAAGCTCAAAAGGGTATACTCGTTCTTGGCCCTGCTGCTCAtagaaaccaagaaaaaatcAATCTTGGATTGAAAAAAGCTACTGACTTTTACTATTGGGTTGAATCCCATTTTGGGTTTATTCACAGTGAGTTTACTTGCAAAGAAATGGCCCTTGTTTTGGTAAAGGGGAATAGCTTAAAACCCCTTTGGGAATTTCTTAGAAAGATGTCAAGAAAAGGGATTGTTAATACCTCTATTATGACTTGTGTCATTAAGGTTTTGGGGGAAGAGGGATTGGTTAATGAAGCATTGGCTGCATTTTATAGGATGAAGCAATTTCATTGTAAGCCTGATGTTGTTGCATTTAATACCATAATTCATGCTCTTTGTAGGGTTCGGAATTTTAAGAAAGCTAAGCTTTTGTTGGAACAAATGGAGTTGCCAGGTTTTAGATGTCCTCCTGATACCTTTACTTATACAATTTTGATTAGTTCTTATTGTAGATATGGTATGGAAACTGGTGTTAAGAAAGCCACCAGGGGGCGTTTGTGGGAGGCGAATCACTTGTTTCGTATAATGATGTTTAAAGGGTTTGTTCCTGATGTTGTGACTTATAATTGTTTGATTAATGGATGCTGTAAGACTTATAGGATAGAGAGGGCATTGGAGTTGCTTGATGATATGATTAAGAGAGGCTGTTTGCCTAATAGGGTTACTTATAATTCTTTTATCAGGTATTACAGTGCAGTGAATGAAATTGATAGGGCAATTGAGATgctgaagaaaatgaaagaactgAATCATGCAACCCCAACAACTAGTTCGTATACTCCGATAATTCATGCTTTCTGTGAAGCAGGAAGGGTTGTGGAGGCATGGGATTTTCTAGTTGAGTTGGTAGAGCAAGGATCAATTCCCAGAGAGTATACATATACGTTAGTTCAAGATGCTTTAAAGTCTTCAAGTCAGATCAATGTTTTAGACAGAAAATACtgcaagaaaattgaagaggGTATTCAGAACAGAATCACTCAAGTAATGAAGATGAAACCAATTTTGAAGCGTGAAACCAATCTGTACCCATGGAAATGTCTGGAGATGAATGTCATGTAA